GAGAATTTTGCCTTGGCTGTAAGTCCCACCGTAGTGACAGCGAACACCAAAAAGTAGAAGATAAACCCAGTAAGTCCTGTAAATCCAAGAATCCCTGCAATGATGCCTCCAACTATTAACATAAATGTCCGGCTGCAATTGGAAAAACAAATTGGTCAAAGCTTCATCAGATCATTGTTTTTACTTAGACAACAGCAAGTAAAATTTCACAAACTAACATCGAAACATATGATAAACCAGtaaaaatttatgttaaatttctACATCTCCCCAAAAGTACCCAGTAGTGCACATTTTTAAGCTCTCATAGCCAAGTTGAAAAGGAAAAAAGGAAATTCTTTTGAGCTTATGAGGTGATTGCTTCAACTAGTCTGTCTCAAATAGGGTACACACTTGCATCTCTtccttttaattttgtttttaactttttatttgggcgatgatccaaaatacaaaatattccGTAGAAGACAGACAGATTTGGAGATTTGCATAAAGGATAGGTTATGAAATGATTGTGCAGCTTGTCCACATCATCAGTTTAACAGTTGAAGCAAGAACACTTGTCAAACCAAACTAGGAGAAAACGGTGAAGGGGGGTAAAGGCACAGTTTAGGACTTAGGAGGTAGGAGTTAGGACGCGAGAGGATTAATCAATACAAAAAATGCAGAGTAGAAAACCAGAAGACAGAGATCATCCAATTTACCCTCCATAATCACATAAGCCTGTATTCTGGTAGCATTTTGGTAGAGCATAGAGTATGATGGCTTGACCAACACGAACAATATAAATCCAAAGGGCACTTTCCAAATTTTTTACTAGTATCAATTATTCAACAGAAACAGAAAATCTTCCTAATATGccaaaaatcacaatttattcCCCTTACAAATAAGTCCTGCACCACACAAGCTTCACATCCTCTATATACCTCAAAATTCCTTTTCCATCAAAGTGATATCAGTTGTGAAATTTCTAAGAGGCTGCAACTGAAACAAAACCTGCCAGCTTATGTAAAGATGTACCTGTAATATATGACTTTCGAGTTATTCAGCGCGTTTTTGGCATTGATGTATTGCGCATCAAAGTCCCCTTTAAGTTTCTGGGAAAATACACCAGAATTACCGTCTGCTGCCATGTCTTCTCTTATGCCAAAATGAATACCGTTGCCTGAAAAAAATTTAACGTAAAACTCTAAAGTTTATGATGACAGATCTTAGGTAATCAAGAAATAGTAATAGTGTAATACAAAAAAGTGAAGGACAAACATTCTATTTTCGTTTCTTCAAATTTGCTGGGATTTCAATGGAAaggaagcaaaaaataataattccaTATGTTTTCTTCGAAACTATGTCAATCAGTATTATTATCCAATTAAGAAGATACCTAAAGTTAAGAAATTAGACTTAAACATGTGCAGCTCCAAATGATAACAGTGCTAAAAAGATCTTCCATCTAACTTAGACAAAGGGATTTCTAGCATCTTGCAGTTGTAgtctttcaatttcaatttcaatttcaatttcaattgatTATGTTTGCAATAGAACTGACTGAATTGCAATAGAACTGACTGAATCACAAAAGCCCCATAAATtcccaacccacattcaggccTGTCCTTGAGCCAGGACAGGAGGGGCGCCCGCCCTGGGCCCCAAGGGTAGATGAACGTTGATTGTCAGAAAAATCGAGTTGTATCAAAGAGGATTTTACGAATCTCAGGTAGAATTATGAACTGCGTATTGACAATTAGACATACAACACCACCAAAACAAACTCAATTGAATATCTTTAACAATTTCAAAACTATCGTATCAGAAAAATCGAATCATATCAAAAGGGATAATACCAATTTCACAACACCAAAACAAAGCTAACAAGAAACCCAACAGAATATATTTAACAGACAATTCACAATTACAGTATTGATCAATAAGAgtacaaataaaatcaacagaAAAATCGATACAGAATGCTGGTAGATAATTACCGAGAATAGCAGTAGCAGAGAAGGAAAGGGGGTTGGCAGAGGCGCCGCCGACTAAAGATACAACTGCAAGATGCTGCTTTTGCGATTGCGGGAAGTGGAGGAAGGAGGTGCAAAGGAGACGCGACTTTGCGATTTGCCAAATTTTGAGTTTTAACTTTTAAGAGAGAGAGTATTAATTAATCTGTATTTATTGACACGGTTTATTTAGATACCCCGAGGTTTTAAAAGATGTACCAGATATCCTTGTATTTTAaaatactagttgttggaccgcgcgCTAACGCGCGCGGTCCTCCAAGATATTAAAATCAATTATCAGAACGAAATTAGCAAATAAGCAAAGCGATTAGGGAAAAGAACCCATGTTAAAGGACCTTAGcgggaaaaaaaaacaattagacAAAAATATTCATGATTCATTAATATGTATGTGAATATATTATGTTTGAATCCATCTATTTAAATAACAATTTCTCTGCAGTATTTCATCCATATATTTTGTTGAATTCTCTTCTATTTTTACCTCGTCTAACCATTTACGTAAATAACAATTACACGTCCAATGTTGATCAATTCTGTTTTAAATTTCTGAAGTTAGGGCCAACTTGTTTGATGGAATCATATATTTATGAAACCGATATAATTGGTCGAATAATAGACAAGAACAAATAAATCATGAAAAGCTATAATTTCTTCTCTTTTAGTCTAACATTCCTTGTTCTTCCTTGACACGATCTGTAGTAAATTATGCTACGTGTCTgcaataaaataaaactcaataAACAAATTGAATGAGTACATCAATTACATGATTATATTTTTCCATAATTGTTCTAAATACCACTTTTTCGCACGTCATTTTGAAGGTTCTTCTCAGTTAAGAGCTTGGACCCTAGGAGTTTGAAGACTTATGTTCAGACCCTCCCGGTAGATTTGATGCTTATTAAATATGTAGTAATCTTTTAACCTCTGTTTTTGGGGGCAGGAATGAAATCACATACATATCGCATAGAGTAGAGGGAGTGAACCCAAAAACTCCGCTTTTCGTAGCACACCAATCTTCCATCATTCACCCTATCTTTCTAGCTTGTAGCTTTAGTTCTAACCCATGGGAAGAGCCGTATCAGTTGCAGCCATGTAAACCTGTCATTTTCATCCAAATTACAACAACATGAATGTTTTTTGTATAGGGATCTCAAAAGAAATAACCTCCTAACTATATCTTTCagcttaaaaaaaatgaaataaaataaaatagtagGGCATGATAATTGACATTTCTTGGCAAAAATTAGGATAAGGCATAGATAGTTTATGATGCGTATTATTGACAATTTTCAGACCCAATATACAATTTAAAGAGTTCAAGATGAGCTTTGACATATAATCAgtaataaatacggagtacattatACCTCATAATATTATAATATTGCCCTCCTATCAGTTCACCATACAGAAATTAAGCATAAATTTCTTTGTAGTTACTTAACCCTTTATCAAAATGTTAAGCCACAAACAATACATGTACACAAAACTTGTCAAATCAAATCATTAATGTTTGCCTCTATATTGGTATAGTCTATAAAATTAAATAAGCTTATCAAATACTGACAACCTCTCCTCCTTACCAATTTTCCCACCAACATAACATTTCCAAAGTTTTTAACTCTCTACCCTCCCTATCTTCCCATCTCCTAACATTATTTTTCAATCCACCTACTTTTTATTCTTGCCGGCATATTTCCCATAAGTTGATGTAATTTGGTTTTCTTTAATAATCTCTCTCTCCCTCCCTTGATCTCTCTTCCTTTTCCTTCTCCTTCCTCCCTCTTCCCAACATGTGAGTTAGAACCTTTTGTCTTGATCATTTATTGAAGCTTTCATAAAGCAACATTTCTTGCCAAGTTAATTAGAACCATTTTAACTCCTAGTCAACTTTACAAAACCCACTTAAAACCAAAGAATAATCAAGCTTACAGGAAAATATAACTTTAGAATGGTTAGAATGGTACTTGCTACCCTCCCCTACCCAACTCTTTCCCTACCTCCTCACATCTTTACAATTTCGCAAACGGTTGTCACCTTTTCTTCTAGGCTTCCCCTTCCTTGGAACAGTACCTAAGCTAGTGATTTTCCTCTGTGATTCTTAATTCCTCTTTTGCTTTCTTCTTTTAACATATTCCAATACAAATGATACAATGAATTTGTAAGCATCTAACTATGTAAACCATTTGTAGGTTTTTAGCCTAATAAAGTACACATAAGGAAATCATTCACGAACATGCCTATCTCAGTTAAGACCTTACAGAAAGCAAAAGTTCACTACAGGGAATTTAAGTAGAAGTTTTTAGCCTAATAAAGTAACATAATTAAAGGGTTTGGATCTAGGCTAAGACAAAGGCATTACTGTTAGGACTTCGTTTGTAATTGTCACACTTACTCCGTGATTTAAATCCCTCTTAAAAGTATCTGCACTAAAGAGAGGCACGAGGCCTATGAATTGCCATGGACCTCCAAGAATTTCTTTCCTCCACTCTAGAGCTTCCAGAAATTACGTGTATAGATTATTATAGTAGTCAACCATTTTTAATGTAATATAGGTCTCCTATTTACAACATGTTACTTTCTCTATGGATAGAAAATAACCTGATATGCAACAGCAAGTAACGCAAGCCTTGTTCAGTAAACTtgtcaataaaataataactcTTCGTTCTATGTCTGACTTATTGTGACTTGTGAGACAAAATCAATATCTGTGAAGTAATAAAAGACACTCTTTATGATGTTTCACACAAAAAATGCATTAAAGACATGTAAGTAAGACTTCGATAATATACCTGTTCTGGAGCACCTTTGCTGACCTTATGCATTTTACCATCCTTATCATGATGTTCTTTTGTCGGTGGGGTTGAAAGGTAGAAAGTGAATCTCTTGAGAATCAACCCTAGCCTGTACAAATAAATGATATCAGCAAATCAAGAAGAAGCAAGgcaaattaaaattacatattaTTAGATCAGTTCATTAACCTCCTTAAAATTACACAAGTAAGACCAACATTACCACCTAAATCAATGACAACTTTCCTGCTCTTTTAACACACTTGAAATGttaacatataaaacatttttCGTCACCCTATCATTTGTATATTGAACACATCCAGCTAACACCTTAATATTTTCTCCAATTAATATGGCAATCAAAACATTTGTTAATCGTCTCTCAAGTACAAGCAAAAGATCAAAGCCGAGATCTCATTAAACTACGATGATACCAGAAAATTCAGtcacttttattcaatattACTCTCTACTCAATCTCAAATTCAAGAGCAACTAAATCAACAACTTAATATAACAAAACTGCAAAGAATACTAACCAGCCTTCTCTAAGATTCTTCTTCTTCGAATTTGCGttgttcttcctcttcttctccaTCTCCAACGCTTGCAGAAACTACCTTTCTCGCTCCTTAACCTTTAGCCGCTCCCTCTCCATTCTCGCAGCCTCCTCTTGCTCTAACTGAAGTAATCTCATCTTCTCTTCAGGATCGTTCAATCCTAGTAGTTTTTTGCAGCCATTATTTGTTAGTTTTGATTACTAATCAATCATACAAGTAGGGAATCAAGATGTCAGGAAATTTAAAGAAAGGGGGCATTTATTTCCCTATATAGGAAAATGAGATCATAACAAAAGCAATTCCAATAAAATGTACATGTAAcatagttttatttatttaaagaaAGAAGGGGTAAACGGAAAGCTAAAAGTACCTCCCGAGGTGGCGGTTGTGAGAATCTGAAATTCACTTTTGATTGGATAGCAAGCTTAATATCATCACAGTCAATTGTGCCTTTGCCTGCATGTTCTGAGTAACCTTGTGCATCCGTCAAGACATCGACGACATATCTGTACCATAGCTCCAGAAACTGGTGCACAACGCGGGGCTCATGCTCCTCAACACCCATAGATTTTAATAATGACTTCACAATCTTTGCATCCCTGGGCATGTCTTCCTCTCCTTCAGCCATAATTTTTCAAACCTGCAATAACCACCATGATTCAACCAAGAAAACCGAGTTGAACGAAAATGGGAAAAACATGCAAGATTGAAGCATCAGGATAAAAACTCAACACTGTGATACACTTCCACCAAAATAAACAGATATGAACTTAGAAATGGAGGAAAGCAGCAGAGCTGCAGTTAAAGTACATGAGGATATTCTGGGCGGATTAAGGATTAACTATAGTAGGCTTCAGGTTTGTAACTACACAATACAACATTTCTCTGAATAACCATCATGATTAACTAAAGTTGTTTTCTCTAATAATTACAAAGCTGATGCTAGTCCCAGCTATTCACCAGACTGCACCCTCTACATAAGAGTGTCCAACCAAGTAAACAGTAGCAAGACTCCATCTTCCCCCCATATCAGATATAACTGATATATGAATCCATAGCTTTTCCTTTGGTTTGCTTTTGAGCACTCGGAAGCTTTGGTTAAGGCTCAACTGAAAGTCAGTGACAGAAAAACTATAGAACTTGTGTACACATGTTTAATGGACTCATTACAGAATCTGTCATGCCCTGTACAATATGACTCATTGCAGAGTCTGTCATGCCCTGTACAATATGACTTATATAGTGAAGtttaaaagagaaaaaaatgatGGGCTGATCACCTTTTTATGAGATAATCTAAAGAACATCCAATGACATGATATCTAATCTCATTTGTACATTTTTTCATTCCAGTTTAACGGCTTCACTGATTTGGATTCATACGACTCAATAGCCTTAAAACTCAAAGGAGATGGTCGGTGCTACATATCCACGGTGAGGTTTCTTGTGCTCACAGCTCACACTACAAATACAAGTCGATTGAATTTCCTAAATTTCGTTGCCAGGTCTATACAGAAATTTGGGTAAATTCACCTGGACAACAGGAAGACAATTCTTGGCAGGCTTTTGTTTATGTACTTGTAGGCAATTAGTATATTGCTAAGGCAAGTTTCGAAAACTCTGAAACTTAAACATGcatttgaaaattttgattcAAATTAGTAGTAAGAAAGGTGCTTCCATCAACTCTGGTGATTCTGTAGACTTTTTTTTATTGGCAGTTGGCAACTTGGCATGCTTAATTGCTTAAAGATGTCTTCAATTATACTGGTAGATTCAATTTACGTAGCTTATGGAAGAATCTATACTGAGTTGAGGTGATGGTGGTGGTAGTATGTGTTTGAAAAATAGGCATTTAGGCTTTTAGGGTAGCTAAGCTTAACAGAGAGAGCTTCAAAAACAATTTGATCCATATAAATTTTGCTTCTAAATGATATAGAATAAGGCTAAATAGCTAACATGTACTATGTTAAACTGCTAACCCTAACTAAAAATCAATCTAATTAAAATGTACAAATTAAAGATTATTCAACATTTCAACCTAAATTGCAGATTTTGGGATCAAAAATTACTAAATTAGCAAGAATCCCATTTCAAAGGCATTGGCCCAAGtccaaaaaaatagaaatttagtGAAATGTTCCCAATTGTAACCCGATGGAATCAGCTATTTAAACCCATGAAATGGCCAAATTTTAACCCACTATAAAAACAAGAGCACAAAAGTTCACATTTTTTGCTTTTTCATTTATTTGAAGGTTGCCTTTGCCTACATTCAAAGTTGGGAATGAGATAACCCGCAATTCGGGAAGCTCATTCCAATGCTCCTATTTCGGTAAGCTCGTAGTTCCAGAAATTAATGATGACAAACTTAACCCACTTCAACAAACAACTAAAGGTTTCACGGCAGTTCTTCGATCAGAAATGACATTTCATTAACAAATCAAATAGACTTTCCCaaacaaatcaaatcaaattgcAACAGCAAACTATATCGCAAGTCTACCAAAATACTTAATTAATCTCAACTGAAAGTCTGAaagcaaaaaatgaaaaaaaaaaaaaacataattggGATTGAACAATTCATGAATACCTGATACCCCTTCCAGCTGCAGTAAGTAGCATCACTGAATGGTAATTCGTCCAGTGTAAAACAGAACTCGTTCAGTCAACGTCGTCTTCCCCTAATCCTTCTTAAAGGCAAGACAAACTCTAAACACTGATACAAATGGCCATTTGAGTTCCTGTAGAATTACCAAAGCTTCAACTCCAACTGAAATCAAAATCCCATTAAAAATAGATAGAAATCATCAGCAAAAATTTaatgaaacaacaaaaaaaaacgcAAGTCTAGTAAAATCATAAACGAAGAACGATAATCATATTaacaattggaaaaaaaattgaacaaatcAACAAATCCGCGAAAAATTAAACCAAATACATCCAGATGATTATTataaaagaacaagaacaaattaCCCAAAAAATCAAAGCTTCAACTCCAACTGAAATTGAGTTGCGTCTTGGTGTTCCAACAGGAAAAAAAATCCGCCGTCGAAGAAACGATTCAGCTCGAACGCAGCACCGCCACCACCTGGTTGAGTCTGTGACGAACGGCACATGAATGGTGGTGGGAAGATCGGAATTTGGTGGCTCGTTGTGGAGTTTGATTTGAGGAGAGGGGGCGGaggtgagaggagagaggagctTAGGTTAGAAATTGAAAACGATCCAGGAGGTGGAtcagaagaaagaaaggaaaggagAAAAGGGATAGCAAAATATTTTGGAAAT
This genomic stretch from Spinacia oleracea cultivar Varoflay chromosome 3, BTI_SOV_V1, whole genome shotgun sequence harbors:
- the LOC110797446 gene encoding uncharacterized protein; this translates as MAADGNSGVFSQKLKGDFDAQYINAKNALNNSKVIYYSRTFMLIVGGIIAGILGFTGLTGFIFYFLVFAVTTVGLTAKAKFSIHSYFDGWNSVLFDGFLGGLMSFVLFWTFAYDSVHIF